The genome window TGGAGAAGTGAAGAGCTCATGCTGTTCTCCCGTTCCCCGGCTGCCACAAATCAGCCACTCGTCCCTTCCCGCCGGACGCTGCTCCTATCGCCATGCCCGCGAGCCGGCGCGACCCCGGCACCGGTGGCCGACGCTGCGCTCCTACCGGGCGGGCTGCGTGCGGAGTCGCTGCCGCGGCACGTGGCTGTGGTGATGGACGGGAACTCGCGgtgggcgcgcgcgcgcgggctgCCGTCCGCAGCCGGGCACGAGGCCGGGCGCCGCGCGCTGGAGGAGGTGGTGCGGCTCTCCCGCGCCTGGGGCGTCCGCACGCTCACCGCCTTCGCCTTCTCCCACGAGAACTGGAGCCGGCCCAAGGTACGCTTGCCGCCGCCTTCTTTTGTCACCGACGATCGAGCTTGACGGCTCGTTTTGCCAATTCACAGGTGGAGGTGGAATTCTTGATGGGGCAGTTTGAGCGAGCGATCCGCGAAAGCGTAGCTGAATTTTTGAGGTATGCATTTGCGCCGTCAGTTAATAGCCTCACACCATGTACTGGCATTATTCCAGATAAGATGCAGATGCATTAGGACACACACACACTACGGAGCTGGCAGGATACCTCACAACTAGGATAGCTTTTTGCTCTTTACATTTTACAGAGAAGGAATTCGGCTACGCGTAATCGGCGACTCCTCAAGGCTGCCGGTTTCTCTTCAGAGGACCGCGAGAGAAGCCGAGGAGGCCACGCGGAACAACT of Zea mays cultivar B73 chromosome 8, Zm-B73-REFERENCE-NAM-5.0, whole genome shotgun sequence contains these proteins:
- the LOC100284572 gene encoding undecaprenyl pyrophosphate synthetase; this encodes MLFSRSPAATNQPLVPSRRTLLLSPCPRAGATPAPVADAALLPGGLRAESLPRHVAVVMDGNSRWARARGLPSAAGHEAGRRALEEVVRLSRAWGVRTLTAFAFSHENWSRPKVEVEFLMGQFERAIRESVAEFLREGIRLRVIGDSSRLPVSLQRTAREAEEATRNNSQLDLTLAISYSGRRDIVQACRTLAQKVRDKLLEPEDIDESLFAGELETSHANGNELPYPDLVIRTSGELRLSNFLLWQSAYAELFFTDTLWPDFGEADYLQALVSFQSRDRRFGVRKL
- the LOC100284572 gene encoding undecaprenyl pyrophosphate synthetase isoform X1: MLFSRSPAATNQPLVPSRRTLLLSPCPRAGATPAPVADAALLPGGLRAESLPRHVAVVMDGNSRWARARGLPSAAGHEAGRRALEEVVRLSRAWGVRTLTAFAFSHENWSRPKVEVEFLMGQFERAIRESVAEFLSFLLFTFYREGIRLRVIGDSSRLPVSLQRTAREAEEATRNNSQLDLTLAISYSGRRDIVQACRTLAQKVRDKLLEPEDIDESLFAGELETSHANGNELPYPDLVIRTSGELRLSNFLLWQSAYAELFFTDTLWPDFGEADYLQALVSFQSRDRRFGVRKL